Genomic DNA from Fimbriimonas ginsengisoli Gsoil 348:
GGAGCCGCGATTCGCACGGCGTCGGCGATCGCCGCCGGGTCGCGGAAATTGATGTTGGCAAGCTTTGCCTGCGCGCCGTCGAACTCTTCGCGGGTGATTCCGTTCAGCGCGAGCGCGCGGTCCAGCTTCTGGTCGATCGCCTCAAAGCCCCACTGGGTGAGCGAGACATGATCGTCGCCCGTGACCACGAACGGCCAGTCGTACTTTGCGATTCGGCGAACCGTCGGCTCGACCTCCTCGGCGGGTAGCTGGCGGATTCGACCGATCTCGGTTACGAGAACGCTCATCGGCATCGGACCGCCGAAACCGTGCAGAACGACCGCCATCGCCTCGGCAAACGGCCGGCCCTGGCCGAGAAGGCGCGAGGCAGGAATCCATTTTCGCTCGTGGTAGGCGAACCGGTCGGGGTTCGATGCAAGGAGCGAGCGCACGGTGGCGAGGCCGATCCCGGCCCCGGAGAGCCGATCTGCGAGCTCGCCGAGCTTAACGGCGGACTCCATATCGGTTAGCTGCTCGAGGATCAAGCGATCGACGTAGGATCGCGCAAACTGTTCTTCCGGCTTAATAGGACTCGGTTTCGCCAAAGGGTTTCCTCACGCGCCGCCACATGCACGGCGCAACCTCCTATTATGACCGTTTTAAGGGCTCCAATGCCATAACAAAGCGGCACCCGGGGCGATCGTTTCGCGTACCATGAAATAAGGTCTGCCAACTTATGAATCGCCGCCGCGCATTTACCCTTATCGAGCTCCTCGTCGTGATCGCGATTATCTCGATCTTGGCCGGCATCCTGTTCCCGGTCTTCGCGCGGGCCAAGGCGGCAGCCAAAAAGACGCAGTGCCTCAGCAATTTAAAACAAATCGGCAGCGCGATCGCGCTCTACATGAACGATGCCGACGGTGTTTTTCCGCACGCATTGGATGCCTCGGACAAGTTCACTCCTCAAATCTGGGATGCATTCCCCGAGTTTCGCGCGCGAATTCCCCACATGCCTATGCTGCATGAGGTGCTGCAGCCGTATCTAAAGAACCTCGAGGTGTTCCACTGCCCGTCCGATACGGGAACGCGAATGCTGGACAGCCATCCCGACACCGAGTTTGTGACCTCGCCGAGCATGTTCAAGATGTACGGGTCGAGCTACTTCTTCCGCACCGAGATCGCTTTTAAGGCGTTTACCGATACCAGCTTCCGCCTTCCTGCCGACGTCAACGTTCTATTCGACGGCGGCGGCCACTGGCATGGGGACGGGCGGGCGCTGGAGATGGGCGACGTTAACAGCGGCAACTACCTTCCGCTCCTGCACAGCTACCGCTACAACACCCTGTTCGGAGATTTTCACGTTAAGACCCTTACCCGCGACGCTTTGATGCTGTCGTGGAGCTCCGAGTTGTAAAGCGCCCGATCCTGGGGCTATCCGTTGTCGTCCAACTTCCTAAAGCCGACGGTTTTTGGAGAGCAGGATGATAAAGTTCGTATCGATATTGGCAGCGGCCCTAGTGACAGGGCTCTCGTATGGGCAGGCGGTCGTTCTTACCGGGAGCGGCGGGTACGGATGGGATTCCCCGTACAATAAGCTGTACAACCGGAAC
This window encodes:
- a CDS encoding type II secretion system protein; the encoded protein is MNRRRAFTLIELLVVIAIISILAGILFPVFARAKAAAKKTQCLSNLKQIGSAIALYMNDADGVFPHALDASDKFTPQIWDAFPEFRARIPHMPMLHEVLQPYLKNLEVFHCPSDTGTRMLDSHPDTEFVTSPSMFKMYGSSYFFRTEIAFKAFTDTSFRLPADVNVLFDGGGHWHGDGRALEMGDVNSGNYLPLLHSYRYNTLFGDFHVKTLTRDALMLSWSSEL